The Verrucomicrobiales bacterium genome includes a window with the following:
- a CDS encoding Rrf2 family transcriptional regulator has translation MLSKKAKYAIHALLYLAERRGQGPVLIKDIAESERLPRKFLEAILVDLKAGGLLRSRSGRSGGYELIRSPLEVNLGQVIRLMDGPLAPIPCVSQMAYAPCDDCKDERTCLIRLTMKEVRDVTARILENTTLDGLLKQKEQFRTEDALLDFTI, from the coding sequence ATGCTTTCGAAGAAGGCCAAATATGCGATCCATGCGCTGCTTTATCTCGCGGAGCGGCGCGGACAGGGGCCTGTCCTGATTAAGGACATCGCGGAGTCCGAGCGGCTGCCTCGAAAATTTCTGGAGGCGATCCTGGTGGACCTCAAAGCCGGAGGGTTACTACGCAGCCGGTCCGGCCGCTCCGGCGGATACGAACTCATTCGCTCGCCGCTCGAGGTCAATTTGGGCCAGGTGATCCGCCTGATGGATGGGCCACTCGCACCCATCCCCTGCGTCAGCCAGATGGCCTATGCGCCCTGCGACGACTGCAAGGATGAGCGCACCTGCCTCATCCGTCTGACCATGAAGGAGGTTCGCGACGTCACCGCGCGGATCCTCGAAAACACCACCTTGGACGGCCTGCTCAAGCAAAAGGAACAGTTCCGTACCGAAGACGCCCTGCTCGATTTCACCATTTGA
- a CDS encoding tyrosine-type recombinase/integrase — MKPKYRLYRRGASGRYYAQDRTTNKQESLGTSDKAEAVRLLNAKNESAYHPAFNIHLARTYLSAADPTVATRTWQDVMDALAKSKIGKAPSTAARYERGLKQPALDTFRDLPVLQTQPEHILSAIQKGTVSTNNYLRRLHSFAHQMGWLPWPVLPMKQWPRMKFKEKRGVTLDEHQRLVSAESDPERKAFLQLLWHVGASQIDCASLVAENIDWNNKTISYRRRKNGMPAVLRFGEEVASILRTLPTSGPLFPNWSKLRSEERASKFYSKCKTLKISGISLHSYRYAWAERAKAVGYPERYAQEALGHSSAAVHRAYAKNANVELPPLEDYRC, encoded by the coding sequence ATGAAGCCAAAATACCGATTGTATCGACGGGGTGCCAGCGGTCGTTACTACGCCCAGGACCGCACAACGAACAAGCAGGAGAGCCTCGGGACGTCCGATAAAGCCGAGGCAGTTCGGCTGCTCAACGCCAAAAACGAATCCGCCTATCATCCTGCTTTCAACATTCACCTCGCGCGCACTTACCTCTCAGCCGCGGATCCAACGGTTGCTACGCGAACTTGGCAGGATGTGATGGATGCTCTGGCGAAATCGAAAATCGGGAAAGCTCCAAGCACCGCCGCGCGATATGAACGAGGACTCAAGCAGCCTGCGCTTGATACATTCCGAGATCTACCTGTGCTCCAGACACAGCCCGAACACATCCTTTCCGCGATCCAGAAGGGGACGGTCTCCACGAACAACTACCTTCGCCGATTGCACAGCTTCGCTCATCAGATGGGTTGGTTGCCTTGGCCTGTGTTGCCGATGAAGCAATGGCCTCGGATGAAGTTCAAAGAGAAGCGTGGTGTGACACTGGACGAACATCAAAGGCTCGTCTCCGCCGAATCGGACCCCGAGCGTAAAGCCTTCCTCCAGCTCTTATGGCATGTGGGGGCGTCTCAGATCGATTGTGCTTCTCTGGTCGCTGAAAACATCGACTGGAACAATAAGACAATCAGCTATCGCCGTCGCAAAAACGGGATGCCCGCCGTCTTGCGATTCGGGGAGGAGGTGGCGTCGATTCTCCGGACATTGCCGACGAGTGGGCCGCTTTTCCCGAATTGGTCCAAACTTCGCTCGGAGGAACGAGCCTCCAAATTTTATTCAAAGTGCAAGACTCTGAAGATTTCTGGAATTAGCCTTCACTCTTACCGTTACGCCTGGGCCGAACGTGCTAAGGCTGTGGGATATCCGGAGCGCTATGCCCAAGAAGCTCTGGGGCATTCTAGCGCAGCCGTTCACCGTGCCTACGCCAAAAACGCGAACGTGGAATTGCCGCCACTAGAGGATTACCGATGCTGA
- a CDS encoding AAA family ATPase: MRYEPLLLVDRPLNSSLSFRKLTIQLKVQLAQRSRPRHFVLTADLPIAIHSGSVEASTAADSQADPNLAVLIDLEELSISSFQVIGGLVRYAHNVRTKLVAFLNSILNSLAASSDNYENYVLWAPPGTGKTFMIESLHSKHKEQFDYFYFNGTKQTREDFEQRVQAAKAISGRPVLCFFDELDGEVSSSWACEAAFNMLRLNSERPNQQIVCVIGGSASGGLDRMMELIRGFQNKGSDLIDCIGRGTGYKLAVPELDAGDKILLFAKTVLEVRNTTAPVLGIEKLALYRLLLDKECLSARGVVALARLIANNRLAASENRITLSHMFERDDPSYRSFARGLESVESVLKTDIVSLTLT, translated from the coding sequence ATGAGATATGAACCGCTCTTGTTGGTAGATCGTCCTTTGAACTCAAGTCTGAGTTTTAGAAAGTTAACCATTCAACTAAAAGTGCAGCTGGCACAACGCTCACGACCCCGTCATTTCGTTTTGACCGCTGACTTACCCATTGCCATCCACTCCGGTTCAGTCGAAGCCTCGACCGCGGCTGATTCTCAAGCAGATCCCAACCTTGCGGTGCTAATAGATCTTGAAGAGCTTTCGATAAGCTCTTTTCAGGTAATCGGAGGATTAGTGCGCTACGCGCACAATGTGCGAACAAAACTAGTAGCGTTTCTTAACAGTATCCTAAATAGCCTTGCTGCGAGCAGCGACAACTATGAGAACTATGTCCTGTGGGCACCACCAGGGACCGGAAAAACCTTCATGATCGAGAGTCTGCACTCTAAGCACAAGGAACAGTTTGATTACTTCTACTTTAACGGAACCAAACAAACGCGGGAAGATTTCGAACAGAGGGTTCAAGCGGCCAAAGCGATCTCAGGACGGCCAGTGCTTTGTTTTTTCGATGAACTTGATGGGGAAGTATCGTCTAGCTGGGCGTGCGAGGCAGCTTTCAATATGCTTAGACTCAATTCAGAGCGTCCAAATCAGCAAATTGTCTGCGTAATCGGGGGGAGTGCAAGCGGCGGGCTAGATAGAATGATGGAGTTAATCAGAGGGTTTCAAAACAAGGGTAGTGACCTGATCGACTGTATAGGCCGCGGAACGGGCTACAAGCTAGCCGTACCGGAGCTCGATGCGGGCGACAAGATCCTCCTATTCGCTAAGACCGTGCTGGAAGTTCGAAACACGACCGCCCCCGTGTTGGGTATCGAAAAGCTTGCGCTCTACCGCTTGTTGCTAGACAAGGAATGCCTCTCGGCACGGGGTGTCGTAGCGCTGGCTCGGCTTATCGCAAACAATCGACTTGCTGCATCAGAGAATAGAATAACTCTAAGCCATATGTTCGAGAGGGATGATCCTAGTTACCGTAGCTTTGCGCGCGGATTAGAATCGGTTGAATCAGTTCTCAAAACGGACATCGTAAGCCTGACACTAACATAA
- a CDS encoding tyrosine-type recombinase/integrase, with protein MTRPEFQRLAQVPPEVEWFANIKNENTRKAYRADLSAFMKFTGIEAPEEFRVITRSHVIAWRKNLERQNLSPASIRRKLSAVSDIFEYLCESNAVTHNPVKGVARPKDGANEGKTPALSDAQAKALGDAPPEGTLKGKRDRAILSVLLYHALRRAELCSLRVKDFSLRRGVKNFTVHGKGGKIRYVPVHPKAVRLIEEYLLVAGHAEEMDGPLFRVITHREKQKGMGISPGSVYRDVVARYARELGILSEGVGPHSLRATAATNALEHGSDIARVQEWLGHSSISTTRLYDKRNMRVEDSPTFKVEY; from the coding sequence TTGACGCGGCCCGAATTTCAACGCCTGGCCCAGGTGCCGCCGGAGGTCGAGTGGTTTGCCAACATCAAAAACGAAAACACCCGGAAAGCTTACCGGGCAGACTTATCCGCCTTCATGAAATTTACCGGAATCGAAGCACCGGAAGAATTCCGGGTCATCACCAGATCGCATGTCATCGCTTGGCGTAAAAATCTTGAACGTCAAAATCTCTCACCCGCTTCAATCCGAAGAAAGCTCTCCGCTGTCTCTGACATTTTTGAGTATCTCTGCGAATCAAACGCGGTGACCCACAACCCGGTAAAGGGTGTAGCTCGCCCGAAGGACGGGGCAAATGAAGGAAAAACTCCGGCACTCTCGGATGCTCAAGCCAAGGCGCTCGGTGATGCACCGCCCGAGGGGACGCTTAAGGGGAAACGAGACAGAGCGATTCTTTCAGTCCTTCTTTACCATGCACTCCGGCGTGCTGAGCTCTGCTCGCTCCGCGTAAAAGATTTCTCTCTTCGGCGCGGCGTTAAGAATTTCACGGTTCACGGGAAAGGCGGGAAGATTCGGTATGTGCCGGTGCATCCGAAAGCGGTGAGGCTCATTGAGGAGTATCTGTTGGTGGCGGGGCATGCGGAAGAAATGGATGGTCCCCTTTTTCGTGTGATCACTCACCGGGAGAAGCAGAAAGGGATGGGGATCTCTCCGGGGTCGGTTTATCGGGATGTTGTGGCGCGGTATGCGCGGGAGCTTGGGATTTTGAGCGAGGGGGTGGGGCCACATTCGTTGCGAGCCACGGCGGCGACCAACGCGCTTGAGCATGGTTCGGATATCGCAAGAGTTCAGGAGTGGCTCGGGCACTCGAGTATTTCGACCACTCGACTTTACGACAAGCGAAACATGCGGGTGGAGGACTCGCCGACGTTTAAGGTGGAGTACTGA